The following DNA comes from Arthrobacter sp. SLBN-83.
ACTGCTGGTCCTTCACTACCTCGCGGCTTTGGTCGGCACCGGCAAGGACCCCCGCCAGCGTCCGGGTGGATCCTTCCGGAGCCAGCAGATGCGGTGCCTCGGTCAGCACGAACGATTCCGACAGGAACGGCTGGATTTCCGCCGACCCACCACCCGCCTCGAGGACCCGGATAAATTCCAGGACGTGTTCCAGTGGGGATGCGGGAGGGCGGGAAGCGTCAGCCATGCAGTAGACCCTAGCCGAAGGTTTCCCCGTGGGCTGGCCAGTAGGCTGTCCCCATGACCCAGACCGTTCCCCGAACAACTGCCGGTGCCGACGAGATCCGTGAGACCGTGGAGCGGATCCTATCCGCCGGGTCCCTTCCACCCATCGTCCAGGCCGGCCA
Coding sequences within:
- a CDS encoding nuclear transport factor 2 family protein, translating into MADASRPPASPLEHVLEFIRVLEAGGGSAEIQPFLSESFVLTEAPHLLAPEGSTRTLAGVLAGADQSREVVKDQQFIVRRTTCEGGRVVVEADWSATVLMDLRYWDLGETIRARTASVFEVSRGVIVSQDSYDCYFR